CGGATAGACACGCTCCGGTGATTGCGATTCGGCGTTCTGTGGAGACCCGATCAGGGCAACGCACCATGACAAAATCAATAGGGTTCGCATCGAACAATCTCTACTTCATGAAATGATCACAAGATGTCGGTGCGCCGATAGAACACTCGGCCGCTGACATCCATCGGCACCTTAGCGATTGCCGATTGCGTGTGCGATCGGGCGCGGATGTTCACAAGCTATTTGACGGCATCGGTGATGCCGCACGCTGGCGGGACAGGCAGCTCGCCCAAGGCAGCTTGACTTTCGGTGAAAGAGAACATGCGAGTCGTGTCACCGGCGACCCACCACCCGATGTTCCAAGGCATTCGAGTGATGACGCGACGAGTTTTCGTCCGGTGTGATCATGACGACGCGGGGACACAGAAAACAGATCCACGCCGAATGCATCGAAACGCACGCGACCGACTCGAATGAGCCATTCAGACTAGTTGGCGGTGCAATGCCTTATGGGACGACCCATCGGCGAACATGGCAAAAATACTGCGGCGTTGGCCACGACGTGACGGTTTGGAACGATTGGGCGGATCGCGAACCGCAAGTTTCCGACCAGCGTTCTAGCTAAACGAAGCTAGCCCGCGATGATCGACCGTGATCGGATCTGCGGAACGATCGCGTTCGACGAATCCTGTTCCGCTTCGGCGGGAGGATCGCCCACCCAGTGACTCGATCGGCCTTGGATTGTGACCAGTCTTTTGAAGGGGTCGACGACCAAAGTGGCAAACAATGGATCTGCGTAGCTGACCCATTTTCGTGGTCCTCCCACCCAATGATACGAGGCCGAATTTACATGCAGGTACGGGATGCCACTGATCTCCAGCAGTTGGTCAATGTGCGTGTGTCCGTTCAAGCACAACACGACCTTGCGACGGTGAGCTTCAAGGATTTTACGAACAGCATCGGCATTGTCGACGGCGGCTCGTCCGGCAAGCGGTTGATGACTGCAAACGACGACGGGCCGGTCGGCGTCAGCCAAACTTTGGTCCAGCCATTCCAGTTGCTCGGGCCCGACGTAGCTCGGGTATCCACCATGTTGATCGTGTGTCGGAGAACCCTTGTCATTGCCGTCCAGCACCAGCACGCACAATGGGCCGACGTCATGGCGGTAAAAACGTCCAGGTATTCCCCACGATTCGACACAGGCGTCTGGCGTGTGTCCAAAATCCAGATCGTGATTTCCGATCACGTGAATCGGGTGCTTGGTGATCTCGTTGAACGAATCGACCAGCCGCTGATGGCGTGGCTCGGGGAAGGCAAAATCACCCAACTGAATCAGCGAATCGGGCGACGCTGTGGACATGCGATCCAGAAACATGCCTAGGCGATCTTGAGCATTTTTTGCCAACCCGACGTGCGGGTCGGCGATCAATCCAAAGGTGACCGGGGGACCGGCAACCGGTACTTCGGACAAGGCGGATGATGCGATCGTGATGCTGCCGGCCGCAAGCACGGGGAATAATCGACGTCGCGAGAGGGCTGGGGAATGCATGTGTTCGTTGCTCTTCGTCTGGAAACGATCGGCGTGTTGATCACGACGACATTGGAGGACGATCTGAGTTTGGCCGCCGCCGAGTGACGGAACAACGACTTCTTACGCAATCTTCATGGTTTCAGGGATGCTGGCGTCAGGAGTCGATATTCCGCCGCATTCCGAGTGGTAACGGTCGCTTCGGGTATGGCCGATGCGATGGATCGCCGACGCGATACAATTAACAGCACGTTTCAGTGATTCGCCAGGAAATTCGGACGACAAGGGTGACTTTGATGGCAGCAAGCACGGCCGAAACGGCGTTTCCAAAGCTGAACGAGAATGAGATGGCGATCGTGTCCGAAGTCGGCGATCTTCGTGAGGTTGCCGATGGTACTGTGCTTTTCCGCGAAGGTGATCGTGAGTTTTCTTTCTTCGTTGTTCGCGAAGGAACCGTCCGCATCACTGAGGCGTCGTCGGGAAAACCAAACGAAATTGCGGTTCATGGCCCCGGGGAGTTTACCGGCGACGTATCAATGCTGACCAATCGGCCTTCGGTGGTAACGGCCGTGGCGGTCGGGAATTGCCAGTTGATCGAAGTGCCGTATTGTCAGGTCCGCCAGATGATTGCGGATCTTCCGGAATTGAGCGACCGTTTATTGGACGCCTTTCAGGTCCGTCGCCGAATGTTGGAGGAGTCTGGGTTTCTGGGAATCCGAGTCGTCGGCGCGGCCAATTCTGGTGAAACGTTACGCTTTCGCGAGTTCTTTTACAAAAACAAAGTGCCTTACACTTTTATCGATGTTGCCAGTCCCCAAGGGCAATCTGCGATCAAGGATTGGGACATCAAAGACGAACAAACACCCGTCATCGCATGCAGCCAGAATGTCATCCCGCGACCTTCGCTTGCAAAGGTCGCCGAGTGTTTGGGGATCGCCAGAGATGTCCGCAGTCAGCCTTACGATGTGGTCATCGTCGGGGCCGGGCCGGCCGGTTTGGCGGCAGCGGTTTACGGTGCCTCCGAAGGTTTGGAAACCTTGTTGGTCGATAGTGTCGGACCCGGCGGCCAAGCGGGGCAAAGTTCGCGCATCGAGAATTACATGGGGTTTCCGGCTGGTTTGCCGGGAACGGAATTGGCCAATCTTGGATTTCTCCAGGCCATGAAATTCAATGCTGATTTCTTGGCTCCCGTTTCGGTCACCTCGGTCACTCCGACATCCGACGGCATGCATGAGGTGCAATTTTGTACGGGACAATCGGTCAGGACCAAAACGATCCTGATCGCCACCGGCGTTTCTTACCGACGGTTGCCCGTCGATGGTGCCGATCGTTTCGAAGGATCGGGGCTTTACCATTCCGCAACCACCGTCGAATCGCGGTCATGTCGGGATTCGATGGCGGTGGTGGTGGGAGGCGGAAATTCCGCTGGTCAGGCAGCGATGTATCTGTCGGGGCATGCCAGCGAAGTTCGATTGCTGATTCGCGGAGACAACCTACGCAAGAGCATGTCTGACTACCTTGCGCGTCGAATCGAATCCAATCCGAACATTCACGTCATGTTGAATACGGAAATCGATCAGTTGGATGGTGAAGATTGCGTCCGGCAAGTTGTCGTTCGTAACAACCAAGATCAATCATCCCAAACGCTTGGTTGCCAGGCCGTTTTTGTGTTCGTCGGTGCCAAGCCGCACACCGATTGGCTGGGGGATACGGTGGCACTGGATCGTCGTGGTTTCATTTTGACGGGGCCTGCTTTAAGACAGGCGGACGCGTGGTCGGCGTCGCGTGAACCCTGCGAACTGGAAACCAGCCGACCAGGAATCTTTGCCGCCGGTGATGTCCGCAGCGGAACGACAAAGCGTTGTGCGTTTGCCGCGGGTGACGGCGCACTGGGAATCACCTGTGTTCACCAATACCTTCAAAACCATGTCGAACACTCGGCAACTTCGGATCACCCGAACTGATCACGACTGTTCGGATTTCATCACCGGGCAGTGCTGAGGGATTTCTGAAACGCGTGCGCGAAGATACGGACTCCGGTGTCAAGCGTTGTTGGTTCCACCGACGCAAGCCGCTGCGGTATTCGTTCGCATAGCGACCCATGCGGCGGGTGGGGGAAACGCTGTCCAAAGGTGGCGACTGCGACGATTTGCGTCAGCCACCGCGTGGCTGATTTCGGTGTGAAAGCCGCTATGGTGCAAGTTGGTCGATCGGCCCACGGCACTCGCCGGTATAGGGCACTGCTCTGACCGCCGCCGCATTTTAACCGTCTTGGCGGAACGATCTTCCTTTCGGTCATTGA
The DNA window shown above is from Crateriforma spongiae and carries:
- a CDS encoding metallophosphoesterase family protein; protein product: MHSPALSRRRLFPVLAAGSITIASSALSEVPVAGPPVTFGLIADPHVGLAKNAQDRLGMFLDRMSTASPDSLIQLGDFAFPEPRHQRLVDSFNEITKHPIHVIGNHDLDFGHTPDACVESWGIPGRFYRHDVGPLCVLVLDGNDKGSPTHDQHGGYPSYVGPEQLEWLDQSLADADRPVVVCSHQPLAGRAAVDNADAVRKILEAHRRKVVLCLNGHTHIDQLLEISGIPYLHVNSASYHWVGGPRKWVSYADPLFATLVVDPFKRLVTIQGRSSHWVGDPPAEAEQDSSNAIVPQIRSRSIIAG
- a CDS encoding FAD-dependent oxidoreductase, which encodes MAASTAETAFPKLNENEMAIVSEVGDLREVADGTVLFREGDREFSFFVVREGTVRITEASSGKPNEIAVHGPGEFTGDVSMLTNRPSVVTAVAVGNCQLIEVPYCQVRQMIADLPELSDRLLDAFQVRRRMLEESGFLGIRVVGAANSGETLRFREFFYKNKVPYTFIDVASPQGQSAIKDWDIKDEQTPVIACSQNVIPRPSLAKVAECLGIARDVRSQPYDVVIVGAGPAGLAAAVYGASEGLETLLVDSVGPGGQAGQSSRIENYMGFPAGLPGTELANLGFLQAMKFNADFLAPVSVTSVTPTSDGMHEVQFCTGQSVRTKTILIATGVSYRRLPVDGADRFEGSGLYHSATTVESRSCRDSMAVVVGGGNSAGQAAMYLSGHASEVRLLIRGDNLRKSMSDYLARRIESNPNIHVMLNTEIDQLDGEDCVRQVVVRNNQDQSSQTLGCQAVFVFVGAKPHTDWLGDTVALDRRGFILTGPALRQADAWSASREPCELETSRPGIFAAGDVRSGTTKRCAFAAGDGALGITCVHQYLQNHVEHSATSDHPN